A part of Schistosoma mansoni strain Puerto Rico chromosome W, complete genome genomic DNA contains:
- a CDS encoding putative mind bomb — MTRLSEQENGTENELHDPGTYCTGVGCRVVRGPDWKWNKQDGGEGHVGSVRRFDTSGEAIVVWDSGIVANYRCGVLGFDLRVLDSAPTGSKHPGTICESCHESPIYGIRWKCVVCLSTDLCSTCYHADKHSLAHQFLRITAPYKTRVIVGRRLKQRRVESLGLFPKARVVRGIDWSWDSQDCVSPLTSSTRRITGRRDWYQWAPRSAALVAWDSGAYNVYRVGYGGLVDLKAIRPSKGGMYYVDHLPLLADLRQYSDEPCVPDESNSEVSLATRHDLERGPVVPNWTNLHDLESRRRQTTRNVDDVYAYRGRISRNDGTLYSSSNSGQYPDTGYRTNSNVLSNEEPAASSCLNVCTLASRLHLQPSSIESSHSTNVTSRRSHSRLSRPQYGWSTDRETEEPGSLCAANVPISTSGRRSFGQTARTLLTDFLRTNSLNPSAPTSRGNSNSVNQNHSTNHLRSHNNDHLSTAVRDNRPTSIQCSTNDHRIIQNARELNISSVSYNQCRNSQSRIAITNHGRVLTLHTRDGLHNNSSSNQDLICGYTTLPDEVIRENNSTGPQTIRIQRHTEAGPRSVHSAYNQLQTVFAENPLDMSPQTPPTDDSEQPNMEIPNCSHAQAHSNNSEDLIQAANEGNAKRLKCLLQHHNVNVNGISSGLTALHAACQAGHLACVILLLQYGARRRNLDSSDNEAIHSAVQSGNIDILRILMRPHTDITSSQEISDINARNALRQTPLHLAVNRQNIPMVQCLLEEMNALTNLQDCDGDTPLHDAISSQNTTLVELLLRHNPDLTILNNAGQNSLHCATVHGGTELIFSVCMSCEMSGGHRKKHFINE, encoded by the exons ATGACAAGACTCTCTGAACAAGAAAATGGTACTGAAAATGAATTACATGATCCTGGAACCTACTGTACCGGCGTTGGCTGCAGGGTTGTTCGTGGACCCGATTGGAAATGGAACAAACAA GATGGAGGGGAAGGTCATGTTGGTTCAGTAAGACGATTTGATACGTCTGGAGAAGCTATTGTTGTTTGGGATTCTGGAATTGTGGCAAATTATCGTTGCGGTGTGCTTGGATTTGACTTACGTGTCTTGGATAGTGCACCAACAGGTTCGAAGCATCCTGGAACTATCTGTGAAAGTTGCCATGAG TCCCCAATTTATGGAATTCGATGGAAATGTGTAGTTTGCCTAAGCACAGATTTGTGTTCAACTTGTTATCATGCTGATAAGCATTCGCTGGCCCACCAATTTTTAAGGATTACAGCACCATACAAAACTAG AGTTATTGTCGGTCGACGTTTGAAACAAAGGCGTGTAGAATCATTAGGCCTTTTCCCTAAAGCTCGAGTTGTTCGCGGCATAGACTGGAGTTGGGATAGTCAAGATTGTGTTTCACCCTTAACGTCGTCAACAA GGCGTATAACTGGTAGAAGGGATTGGTATCAATGGGCACCGCGGTCAGCAGCTTTGGTCGCCTGGGATAGTGGAGCGTATAATGTTTATCGAGTTGGATATGGAGGATTAGTTGACCTCAAA GCGATAAGACCTTCTAAAGGTGGAATGTATTATGTTGATCACCTTCCTCTGCTTGCTGATTTGAGACAATATTCCGATGAACCTTGTGTACCTGATGAGTCAAACAGTGAAGTATCACTTGCAACAAGGCATGACTTAGAGAGAGGTCCTGTGGTTCCAAACTGGACTAATCTTCACGATCTTGAGTCTCGTCGCCGTCAAACAACTCGAAATGTTGATGATGTATACGCTTATCGGGGTAGGATTTCTAGGAATGATGGAACATTATATAGTTCTTCAAATAGTGGACAATATCCAGATACCGGGTATAGAACAAACAGTAATGTGTTATCAAATGAAGAGCCTGCAGCATCCAGCTGTTTGAACGTTTGCACTCTTGCTAGCAGACTGCATCTACAGCCCTCCTCAATTGAGAGTTCGCATAGCACTAATGTCACCTCACGGCGATCACATTCACGACTAAGTCGACCACAATATGGTTGGTCTACAGACAGAGAGACTGAGGAACCAGGTTCTCTATGCGCAGCTAACGTACCAATTAGTACCAGTGGTCGACGAAGTTTCGGTCAAACTGCTCGTACCTTATTGACTGATTTCTTAAGGACCAATTCTTTAAATCCATCAGCACCTACAAGTCGGGGTAATTCGAACTCAGTAAACCAGAACCATTCAACAAATCATCTTCGTTCACATAATAACGATCATTTGTCTACAGCTGTTCGCGACAATCGACCAACAAGCATACAATGTTCAACAAATGATCACAGAATTATTCAAAATGCCCGAGAACTTAATATTTCTTCTGTTTCATACAACCAATGTAGAAATTCTCAATCACGC ATTGCCATCACTAATCATGGGAGAGTTCTAACCTTGCATACCAGAGATGGATTGCACAATAATTCTTCCTCTAACCAAGATTTAATATGTGGATATACAACATTACCAGATGAAGTTATTCGGGAAAACAATAGTACGGGTCCACAAACTATTAGAATACAACGTCATACTGAAGCAGGACCACGATCAGTGCATAGTGCTTACAATCAATTACAAACTGTTTTTGCTGAAAATCCGTTGGATATGAGTCCTCAAACACCTCCAACTGATGATTCTGAACAACCAAACATGGAGATACCTA ATTGTTCACATGCACAAGCTCACAGCAACAATTCTGAAGATTTAATTCAGGCAGCCAATGAAGGAAATGCGAAACGCTTGAAATGTCTTTTGCAGCATCATAATGTAAAT GTGAATGGAATTTCTAGTGGGTTGACTGCACTTCATGCTGCCTGTCAAGCTGGTCATTTAGCTTGTGTTATCCTATTACTACAATATGGAGCCAGACGTAGAAATTTGGATTCTTCTGATAATGAAGCTATTCATTCAGCAGTTCAAAGCGGAAATATTGATATTTTAAGAATTTTAATGCGGCCACATACTGATATAACATCAAG TCAAGAAATTTCGGATATAAATGCTAGAAATGCATTACGACAAACTCCATTACATTTGGCTGTCAATCGACAGAATATACCGATGGTACAATGTCTACTAGAAGAAATGAATGCTTTGACAAATTTACAA GATTGTGATGGCGACACTCCCCTCCATGATGCTATTTCAAGTCAAAATACTACTCTGGTAGAATTGTTATTACGTCATAATCCTGACTTAACGATTCTTAATAATGCTGGTCAAAATTCCTTACATTGTGCCACTGTTCATGGGGGTACCGA acTGATATTTTCAGTTTGCATGTCATGTGAAATGTCTGGTGGGCatcgaaaaaaacattttatcaatgaataa